From Aegilops tauschii subsp. strangulata cultivar AL8/78 chromosome 5, Aet v6.0, whole genome shotgun sequence:
CGCATTGAATATTCGAAATTTCAGCAGCAGTAACGGACGCCCCGGTCATGTACAGATAAGAATACAACAGCCTTTTCCTTTCATTTACAGCTATGATATGATGATGCCAGCCACGTACTAAAAATTGGACGGAAGCAAATTAAAGACGAGGGGATTGGCATTTTCCATACTAAAATACAAACAAGCAACGAATTTCAGATCTCAAATTCCATCACATTCCAGATCTCACCCGATTTCAGATCCAGAAATCACAAGAATTGCAGGGCAAGAGCGATTGATCATAATCATAATTAATTAGATAAACAATGCACTATTTGTTTTCGACACCCATCACATGGATCTTGCTACGCTAAAAAACCTCGACAAATCAAGCTGCTACGGTAATGCGGAGGCCGGGGGACAaaccctcgccgccgccgtcgtcgtcgtcatcgttTCACCCACAGATACACCTCCAAGGGTACGCCGGATTGAACCAGCGCACCCCGACCCGGATGTAAAATTTACAGTCTAGAACACAGAATCCTGGACTACCACCGACACAGAACAGGGGAAAACTGCTACGGGAGACTTGTTGCGGGAGGACGGAGACGCTCTActtcttggccttcttggcggggGCCTTCTTGGCGGGCGTGGCCTTCTTCACCGGCGCCGACCGCTTGGTGGGCGGCTTCCTGGGGGCGGCCTTCTTGGGGgtgctggcggcggcgggcgccTTCTTCCCTGGCGCGTCCTTGGCGGAGGTCTTGGCGGCCTTGGCGGGGCGGCCCCGAGGCTTGGCGGGCGCCTTCGTCTTGGCGGCCGGCTTGGGCttcgcggcggccttggtggtcTTGGCTGGAGCCTTGGCCTTGGCAGCGGCCTTGGGCTTGGCGGCGGCCTTGGTGGTCTTGGCTGGGGCCTTGGCCTTCGGCTTGGCGGCGGGCTTCTTCTTGGCTGGGGACTTGGCGGCGGGCTTCTTGGCCGgcgccttcttcttcgccgccggcttCTTCTTGGCGGGCGCCTTGGTCTTGGGCTTCTTGGGCGCTGCGGGGGCCTTGGTGAGCTTGTAGGAGGCCTTGACCTTGGTCAGCTTGCCGGCGGCCACGAGCTTCTTGATCTGCGTCAGCATGAACTTGCGGAAGTTGGCCGGGAGGTGCGCCTTGTGCTTGTCCTCGATGTACTTGGCGATGGCGACGGTGCTCGACCCGTTCCTCTCCTTCAGCGCGGCGATCGCCTCCGTCACCATCTGCGCAAAAACAAGCACGCACGAACAAAACCAGTCAGATCAAGGCGAACACGAACGAACAGAGAGCACGACGGGCGAACAGAGAACGACAATGGAGCGAGCGAGATTCGGCGACGGTCGGGGGGTTTACCTCAGCGTAGGTCGGGTGGGCGGGGGTGGCCTTGGGCTTCCTCGGGGCGGAGGGCTTCTTCGCCTTGGGGGTCTTGGCggccttggccttggccttggTAGCCTTGGTCGCCTTcgcgtcgccggcggcggcgtcAGCCGTTGTCTCCACGACGGGGTCGGCGGTCGCCTCCACCTGAGGCACCGGGATGTCGGCGGCAGCGGCGTCGGTCGACATTGCGGCGGGGAAGCGAGGGGAGAGGGGCGCGCTGGTGTGTTTTCGCCGGAGGTGAGAGAGATGCGTGTGAGCTGGGTGAGGAGGTCAGGGCGGAGGAGACGGTGGTTAAATAGTGGGAGACGTCGGGAAGACGGGGAAGGCCGAATGCCGCGCGCTGATTGGTCGAGGGAGCGTTGCCACGGATCGCCCCCCCTACGCGGCCGTCATCAAACCTGGCGCGTCCGATCCGTTCCCATCTGACGGCCATCAACGCGCCCCATCCGATGCCGCGGATTCAAGCCCGCCCTAGTTGGCCGGCCGTCTCGCGAACCAGCCTCCAGACTTCCAGAGTGTGCTTCTCCTCTCGATTTCCGATCAAATATCGCTCGATCGGATGCACCAATTCGAGTGTAATTTTTTTCATCGTGTAGGCAAGGATCGTGGCTTTGTAATGAGATTGAGTTTGTGTGATTTGGTTGTGTATCCTGGGAGAAATGAGCCGGTGATCAGGGACTGGTCGGGAtggtgccttcgtgggagtttgATGGCGATTTCCGGCCGCCGGCACGGGGTGCACCGGCGAGAAATGAGATTTTCCGGCGTGGTCATGTAGCTGGTTAACGTAGCAATCCGTAGGTTCAAGAATCACGTCGATCCGACGTCGTTTTGATAGGCTACGAGGCGATGGAACGCGACCCAAGTTGCACAACTTGTGGAGACCTTTGCTGGTGGTGTGTGAGTTCGGCCGGCCTTTGCACTGTTTGCCGGCGCGGTGGCCGGCCGGCTCGCCGGAGAATCGCCGTGCTCCGGTAGG
This genomic window contains:
- the LOC109781295 gene encoding histone H1, with protein sequence MSTDAAAADIPVPQVEATADPVVETTADAAAGDAKATKATKAKAKAAKTPKAKKPSAPRKPKATPAHPTYAEMVTEAIAALKERNGSSTVAIAKYIEDKHKAHLPANFRKFMLTQIKKLVAAGKLTKVKASYKLTKAPAAPKKPKTKAPAKKKPAAKKKAPAKKPAAKSPAKKKPAAKPKAKAPAKTTKAAAKPKAAAKAKAPAKTTKAAAKPKPAAKTKAPAKPRGRPAKAAKTSAKDAPGKKAPAAASTPKKAAPRKPPTKRSAPVKKATPAKKAPAKKAKK